One genomic segment of Mesoterricola silvestris includes these proteins:
- a CDS encoding methyl-accepting chemotaxis protein, producing the protein MAVKPSARAALRRFTIRRKLAVLLVPILTLLAALAVFGAGTLWNRARAASGTRALALRCVATGDLVHALQGERGRTSGFLSGSTSPAELAAARGETDRALRALGDGAADLSARLAPLRTQVDAHALAVPDALAALGREIASLLDGLDLLHAGPEAQALQRLQWAKEAAGQERATGMAAVSAGSLGPAAQGRLAALAALQEDRLDHAASLLPDRKDLEEVLAGNPLRALRTALLERPAGPWPFTAADWFRTATERMDKLRAAEVAMAGRLERQVKDEAASAQVALGVFLAVVGAVLALTGVLIRTVAAGLTLPLVELADAIHRKDLNQRLDADGQDEIAGLARAFNGFQDHLGGIIRSIQGASAQVATLAGQLVAGAGETQRATDQVASGSEQQRGAMDQASAAIHQLSASVEQVARTVEEALVRAASAQSEAALGTGYGRETADAMEGIQQAMERIVSAVRVIQEIANQTNLLSLNAAIEAAKAGELGKGFAVVAEEVRKLAERSAGSAREIEALIAHTREIVGTGAAKVAGTSAALERILVEVSTLARQMEEIDLASREQAKAGNDIAHQTEGVRATSEQNAAGAVELAATVQETISHLSDLAKVSDRLAQEASVFNQESRDGTLDVLGAVSAHQAWSGRLRNVLDGRSDENLDPEVVGCDDRCSLGKWIHGPGKACCSHLPDFPVLRGRHAEFHTLAARVLTTHAQGQRDLAKALLDKDFTVASREVIALLTRMDFSKRA; encoded by the coding sequence ATGGCCGTGAAGCCCTCTGCCCGTGCAGCCCTGCGCCGTTTCACCATCCGCCGGAAGCTGGCGGTCCTGCTGGTGCCCATCCTGACGCTCCTGGCGGCCCTGGCCGTCTTCGGGGCGGGCACCCTGTGGAACCGCGCCCGCGCCGCGTCCGGGACCCGGGCCCTGGCCCTGCGGTGCGTGGCCACGGGCGACCTGGTGCATGCCCTGCAGGGGGAGCGGGGGCGCACTTCCGGCTTCCTTTCCGGGTCCACGAGCCCGGCCGAGCTGGCCGCGGCCCGGGGGGAAACGGACCGGGCGCTCCGGGCGCTGGGGGACGGGGCGGCGGACCTGTCCGCGCGGCTAGCCCCCCTGCGCACCCAGGTGGATGCCCATGCCCTGGCCGTCCCCGACGCCCTCGCCGCCCTGGGCCGGGAAATCGCATCCCTGCTTGATGGGCTGGATCTTCTCCACGCGGGACCCGAGGCCCAGGCCCTCCAAAGGCTCCAGTGGGCCAAGGAAGCCGCCGGACAGGAGCGGGCCACGGGCATGGCGGCGGTTTCCGCCGGTTCCCTGGGCCCCGCCGCCCAGGGAAGGCTGGCGGCCCTTGCCGCCCTGCAGGAGGACCGCCTGGACCACGCCGCTTCCCTGCTCCCGGACCGCAAGGACCTGGAGGAGGTCCTGGCGGGCAATCCCCTCCGGGCCCTGCGGACGGCCCTGCTGGAACGCCCCGCCGGGCCCTGGCCCTTCACGGCCGCGGACTGGTTCCGGACGGCCACCGAGCGCATGGACAAGCTGCGCGCCGCGGAGGTGGCCATGGCCGGCCGCCTCGAGCGCCAGGTGAAGGACGAGGCCGCCTCCGCCCAGGTGGCCCTGGGGGTGTTCCTGGCCGTGGTGGGGGCGGTCCTGGCCCTCACCGGGGTGCTGATCCGCACGGTGGCCGCGGGCCTCACCCTTCCCCTGGTGGAACTGGCCGACGCCATCCACCGCAAGGACCTGAACCAGCGCCTGGACGCGGACGGCCAGGACGAGATCGCCGGCCTGGCCCGGGCCTTCAACGGCTTCCAGGACCACCTGGGAGGCATCATCCGCTCCATCCAGGGCGCCTCGGCCCAGGTGGCGACCCTGGCGGGGCAGCTGGTGGCGGGGGCCGGGGAAACCCAGCGCGCCACCGATCAGGTGGCCTCCGGCAGCGAACAGCAGCGGGGGGCCATGGACCAGGCCTCCGCGGCGATCCACCAGCTTTCCGCCTCGGTGGAGCAGGTGGCGAGGACCGTGGAGGAGGCCCTGGTGAGGGCGGCCTCCGCCCAGTCGGAAGCGGCCCTGGGCACGGGCTACGGCCGGGAAACGGCCGACGCCATGGAGGGCATCCAGCAGGCCATGGAGCGCATCGTTTCGGCGGTGCGGGTCATCCAGGAAATCGCCAACCAGACCAACCTCCTGAGCCTGAACGCCGCCATCGAGGCGGCCAAGGCGGGCGAACTGGGCAAGGGCTTCGCGGTGGTGGCCGAGGAAGTGCGCAAGCTGGCCGAGCGCAGCGCCGGTTCCGCCCGGGAAATCGAGGCCCTCATCGCCCACACCCGGGAAATCGTGGGCACCGGGGCCGCGAAGGTCGCCGGCACCTCCGCCGCGCTGGAGCGCATCCTGGTGGAAGTGTCCACCCTGGCCCGGCAGATGGAGGAGATCGATCTGGCGTCCCGGGAGCAGGCCAAGGCGGGCAACGATATCGCCCACCAGACGGAGGGCGTCCGCGCCACCAGCGAGCAGAACGCCGCGGGCGCGGTGGAACTGGCCGCCACGGTCCAGGAGACCATCTCCCACCTTTCGGACCTGGCCAAGGTCTCGGACCGCCTGGCCCAGGAGGCTTCCGTGTTCAACCAGGAATCCCGGGACGGCACCCTGGACGTGCTGGGGGCCGTCTCGGCCCACCAGGCCTGGTCCGGGCGGCTCCGGAACGTTCTGGACGGGCGCAGCGACGAGAACCTGGACCCGGAGGTGGTGGGCTGCGACGACCGCTGCAGCCTGGGGAAATGGATCCACGGCCCCGGCAAGGCCTGCTGCTCCCACCTCCCCGACTTCCCGGTCCTGCGGGGCCGGCACGCGGAGTTCCACACCCTGGCGGCCCGGGTGCTCACCACCCATGCCCAGGGCCAGCGGGACCTGGCGAAAGCCCTTCTGGATAAGGATTTCACGGTGGCATCCCGGGAGGTGATCGCCCTCCTGACCCGGATGGATTTCAGCAAAAGGGCATAA
- a CDS encoding prenyltransferase, with the protein MAYRLRSACERIAGPELTAYLLHLRPMEWPIMSAHFLLGALLAAGWRTPPGAALLGWVVFVALLNGGTLAINSAFDQDEGDIGYLKAPPRPPKYLLHLSAAMLALSLVLGFLLPPVFAWSNAACVAMSVLYSVPPVRLKARAGWDLLINCVGFGALAPLAGWGLTGLPVTPGMRSVAIGFGFLFGALYPATQLYQIDEDRARGDRTLAIVLGEGPSLGFAAGLAVAAHLWFAWGALQTGRNPLPLLISGVAWLGVLLPWWAQWRTYTQARHEAGMYRCLTAWAITDVSVLLLLWPR; encoded by the coding sequence GTGGCCTACCGCCTCCGCAGCGCCTGCGAGCGGATCGCGGGCCCCGAACTGACGGCCTACCTCCTCCACCTGCGCCCCATGGAATGGCCCATCATGTCGGCCCACTTCCTCCTGGGGGCCCTGCTGGCCGCCGGCTGGCGCACCCCCCCCGGGGCCGCCCTCCTGGGCTGGGTGGTGTTCGTGGCCCTGCTCAACGGCGGCACCCTGGCCATCAACAGCGCCTTCGACCAGGACGAGGGGGATATCGGCTACCTGAAGGCCCCGCCCCGGCCGCCCAAGTACCTCCTGCACCTGTCCGCCGCGATGCTGGCCCTTTCCCTGGTGCTGGGCTTCCTGCTGCCGCCGGTCTTCGCCTGGAGCAACGCCGCCTGCGTGGCCATGTCCGTCCTCTACTCCGTCCCCCCCGTCCGCCTCAAGGCCCGGGCCGGATGGGACCTGCTCATCAATTGCGTCGGCTTCGGCGCCCTGGCCCCCCTGGCCGGGTGGGGCCTCACGGGCCTGCCCGTCACCCCCGGCATGCGCAGCGTGGCCATCGGCTTCGGCTTCCTCTTCGGGGCGCTGTACCCCGCCACCCAGCTGTACCAGATCGACGAGGACCGGGCCCGGGGCGACCGAACCCTGGCCATCGTCCTGGGGGAGGGACCGAGCCTGGGCTTCGCCGCCGGGCTGGCCGTGGCGGCGCACCTGTGGTTCGCCTGGGGGGCCCTGCAGACCGGCCGGAACCCCCTTCCCTTGCTCATCTCGGGGGTCGCATGGCTCGGGGTGTTGCTCCCCTGGTGGGCGCAGTGGCGGACGTACACCCAGGCCCGCCACGAGGCGGGCATGTACCGCTGTCTCACCGCCTGGGCCATCACCGATGTGAGCGTCCTGCTCCTGCTGTGGCCCCGCTGA